Part of the Hydrogenobacter hydrogenophilus genome is shown below.
CCTCTGGCACCGCGTAAATATTTCCGGTGAATTCATACTCTCTTAGGTAATCAAGGAAACTATCCTTGAATATGTTAAGACTTTCTAGGTATTTAAGTTCTTTGTCGCCAAATTTAAACCTTTGGATGTACTCAAGTAATGTTTCAAGTCCGCAAGAAACCAAAAAGTTTCTGTTGGGAGGGAGGTCTCTCACAAAAAGGCTAAAAACCGCGTTACCAACCTTATCGTTTTCCAAATAACTCTGAGCCATAGTAAGCTCGTAAAGGTCTGTGATAAGAGCTGTGAAGAACATATTATTCTATTATATTATGAAGGACTACAGAGGACCTTTCAGCAAAATGGGAGAAGGACTTGTTGAGAAGTACATAGAAGACCTAAAAAAGGAATTAGAACAAAAGCCTGATGACCCACAACTCAATTTTAAGTTGGGTGTGGCTTATGTAAGGCTTAAAAGGATAGATGAAGCACGCAATGTATATAAAAAACTCAAAAGTCTTGACCCTCAGCTTGCAAAGGAGCTTCTGGATATCATCTACGAAGTTTGAATTATAATTAAAAGATATGAGAAGGATATCTTATCTTTTGGCTCTTTTGCTTCTTGGTGGTTTAATGTTCTTTGCTTTTATGCACAAAAAAGAAGATGAGGAAACCTACAGTGTCAAACCTTCTGTACCTCAAAGTCTTCCGGACTTTACCTTCACCGGTCTGGATGGGAAGGTATACCGTCTTTCGGACTTTAGGGGAAAGGTAGTGCTTCTAAACTTCTGGGCAAGCTGGTGTCCACCCTGTAGGGAAGAGATGCCTATCTTTCAAAAGGTTTATGAGGATTGCAAAAAGTACGGATTTGTTATCTTAGCGGTAAGCATGGATACTAACAGCACCGCAAGGGACGATTATTTAAAGAAGCTAAAACCCTCCTTTTTGATCCTTGAAGGAAATGATAATGTGAAGCTCATAGGTCTTCCCACTTCTTATTTGATAGACAAGGATGGAAAGCTCTACAAGATAAAACTTGGAGTCTATAGAGAAGTCAAGGAAGATGTAGAAAAACTACTCGGTCCTGATAAGAGGTGCTAACCATGTTTGAGGTATCTTTCTTTCTGGCCTTTACAGCAGGTGTTCTTGCCTTCCTTTCGCCTTGCGTGCTTCCTATAATACCTGGATACCTCTCTTACATATCCGGTATGGGTGCACAGGAAGTAAAAGAACAAAAGGAAGGCTTTAACTGGCACATACTCTTTGCATCCGTACTCTTTGTGTTAGGATTTTCCTTGGTTTTTACCTTGCTTGGAGCAGGAGCAAGCGCTATAGGTCAGGTGCTGAGAGACTACCAAGCGCTCATAGCAAAGTTGGGTGGTGCGGTGGTAGTATTCTTTGGTCTTCACTTTGCTGGAGTTTTTCTAAGAGAAAACTTCTTAAAAGAAGCTTTAGGATTAGGGTCTTTGATAACTGGTCTTTACTTTTTGGGTTTTATCTCTCAGAAGTTATTTTTTGATCTTATAGGTATTCTGCTTGTGTGTATGTTTCTATACCTCTTTGGACTCCACGAACTTTTATACAGGCAGACGAGGAAAGATACCAAAAGTAGGCTTCCCCTAATTGGTGCCTTTCTTGTAGGTGTGTTTTTCGCCTTTGGCTGGAGTCCGTGCATAGGTCCCGTACTTGGTTCTATACTTCTGTATGCATCTCAGCAAGAGACGGTAGCTAAAGGTGCCATGCTTCTCTTTGTATTTTCCATGGGCCTTGGTTTACCTTTTATACTGGCAGGGGCTCTTTTTTCTGCCTTTCTGCGTTTTGTGAAAAAGTTCAGTAGGTTCTTTGGAATAGTAGAGCTCATTGGAGGCGTTTTACTTGTAATTCTCGGTGTCCTTCTGACAACAGGAAAACTCAGCGAAATATCAGCACTTCTGGGAGTCTAAACCTTGATAACTGCTCTCATAGACTACGGTATGGGTAATCTCAGAAGTGTTAGCAAAGCATTAGAAAAAGTAGGAATTAAACCTCTGATTACTTCGGACCCTCATATAGTGTCAAAGGCTGAAGCGGTAGTATTACCCGGGGTTGGAGCTTTCAAAGATGCGGTTCAAAACCTAAAGAAAGCTGGACTTTTTTCCGCCGTGATCAGACATATAGAAAAAGGTAAACCTTACTTAGGTATCTGCCTTGGTTTGCAACTGCTTTTTGAGAGAAGTTATGAATTTGGGACAGAGGAAGGCTTTGGCCTCTTAGAAGGTGATGTGGTCTTGTTGCCTACTACTGTCAAAGTACCCCACATAGGTTGGAACCAAGTGTGGAAGAAAAAAGACAGCCGTCTTTTCGAAAACATAAAGGATGGAGATTACTTTTATTTCGTACATTCTTACCATGTAGTACCTAAGAAAGGCGAGGTAATAGCTACACTGACTGACTATGGAATAAACTTCGTTTCTGCTGTAGAGTATGGAAATGTATTTGGAGTTCAGTTTCATCCAGAGAAAAGTCAGAAGTTGGGACTCAAAGTTCTTGAAAACTTCAAAAAGGTAGTCTATGGCTAAGCTGTGTATAGCTTTGGATACGGATTACGCTAAGGCAAAGGAAATCCTTAAAGCCCTGATAGGCTACCCTGTTATCTTTAAGGTGGGTTATAAGCTCTTCATAAGCCATCACAAAGCCATAACTTCCACAGTAAAAGAGATGAATTTTGAGCTTTTTTTGGACCTTAAGCTTCATGATATACCCAATACAGTTAAAAACGCTGTAGTATCCTCCTTAGACTTATCTGCAGACTATCTTACTATTCACGCTCTGTGTGGAAGAGATGCCCTAAGAATGGCAAACCAAGTTAAGGGAAATATGAAACTTCTCTCGGTGACCCTCCTGACAAGTCTAGATGAAAACTTTCTCACAGATTTAGGAATTGACATTCCTGTT
Proteins encoded:
- a CDS encoding tetratricopeptide repeat protein codes for the protein MKDYRGPFSKMGEGLVEKYIEDLKKELEQKPDDPQLNFKLGVAYVRLKRIDEARNVYKKLKSLDPQLAKELLDIIYEV
- a CDS encoding TlpA disulfide reductase family protein, with translation MRRISYLLALLLLGGLMFFAFMHKKEDEETYSVKPSVPQSLPDFTFTGLDGKVYRLSDFRGKVVLLNFWASWCPPCREEMPIFQKVYEDCKKYGFVILAVSMDTNSTARDDYLKKLKPSFLILEGNDNVKLIGLPTSYLIDKDGKLYKIKLGVYREVKEDVEKLLGPDKRC
- a CDS encoding cytochrome c biogenesis CcdA family protein: MFEVSFFLAFTAGVLAFLSPCVLPIIPGYLSYISGMGAQEVKEQKEGFNWHILFASVLFVLGFSLVFTLLGAGASAIGQVLRDYQALIAKLGGAVVVFFGLHFAGVFLRENFLKEALGLGSLITGLYFLGFISQKLFFDLIGILLVCMFLYLFGLHELLYRQTRKDTKSRLPLIGAFLVGVFFAFGWSPCIGPVLGSILLYASQQETVAKGAMLLFVFSMGLGLPFILAGALFSAFLRFVKKFSRFFGIVELIGGVLLVILGVLLTTGKLSEISALLGV
- the hisH gene encoding imidazole glycerol phosphate synthase subunit HisH, whose translation is MTALIDYGMGNLRSVSKALEKVGIKPLITSDPHIVSKAEAVVLPGVGAFKDAVQNLKKAGLFSAVIRHIEKGKPYLGICLGLQLLFERSYEFGTEEGFGLLEGDVVLLPTTVKVPHIGWNQVWKKKDSRLFENIKDGDYFYFVHSYHVVPKKGEVIATLTDYGINFVSAVEYGNVFGVQFHPEKSQKLGLKVLENFKKVVYG
- the pyrF gene encoding orotidine-5'-phosphate decarboxylase, translated to MAKLCIALDTDYAKAKEILKALIGYPVIFKVGYKLFISHHKAITSTVKEMNFELFLDLKLHDIPNTVKNAVVSSLDLSADYLTIHALCGRDALRMANQVKGNMKLLSVTLLTSLDENFLTDLGIDIPVAEFVYRLAKLSVEEGLDGVVCSGKEVSFLKSSIKKEFLAVVPGVSLDRGKADQKRSVSLEEALEKGADIIVVGRDIVQDQNPIKKVDYILKKMA